In the genome of Candidatus Paceibacterota bacterium, one region contains:
- a CDS encoding dihydrodipicolinate reductase gives MKIKIAQFGLGPIGLEALKLAAAKPWAEIVGGVDINPAMIGQDLGNITQLKRLRNRKVYGTLNKLAAHARPDVILHTTVSKFKDAFVQIEPMARRGISVVSSCEELLFPQLRNPALAAKLDRICRKTGARVVGTGVNPGFVMDVLPVCLTGVNRDVRALHVQRVVNASTRRAPLQKKIGSGLPPAQFRRLFRQGKAGHAGLKESLALIAHCLGWKVKNIIETGDAVVADHDIRTQHVAVKKGQTCGLHQRAIGTIGRSICLTLDLKMYLDAKDPQDAVQVDGEPPLRFVIQGGVAGDQATVAALVNTVPRLLAAPSGLLLMTDLPVPRIA, from the coding sequence GCCATGGGCGGAGATCGTGGGGGGAGTGGATATTAACCCCGCGATGATCGGCCAGGATTTGGGCAATATCACTCAGCTAAAACGTCTGCGTAACCGCAAGGTGTACGGAACGCTGAATAAGTTAGCCGCCCACGCCCGGCCGGACGTCATTTTGCATACCACCGTTTCGAAATTCAAGGATGCCTTTGTGCAAATTGAGCCGATGGCCCGACGTGGGATCAGCGTGGTTTCCTCTTGCGAGGAGTTGCTATTCCCTCAACTGCGCAACCCGGCACTTGCAGCGAAGCTCGACCGGATTTGTCGGAAGACTGGCGCTCGAGTTGTCGGCACCGGCGTGAATCCCGGCTTTGTCATGGACGTGCTGCCGGTGTGTCTGACGGGCGTGAACCGGGATGTGCGCGCGCTCCATGTGCAACGCGTGGTGAACGCCTCCACGCGGCGGGCGCCCCTGCAAAAGAAGATTGGGAGCGGCCTGCCGCCCGCACAATTCCGGCGCCTGTTCAGGCAAGGGAAGGCAGGTCACGCAGGTTTGAAAGAGTCGTTGGCGCTTATCGCGCACTGCCTGGGGTGGAAGGTGAAGAACATTATCGAGACTGGCGATGCGGTGGTGGCCGACCACGACATTCGGACGCAGCATGTGGCGGTGAAAAAAGGTCAGACTTGCGGGCTCCACCAGCGCGCAATAGGCACGATCGGGAGATCAATCTGCCTGACGCTGGACTTGAAGATGTATCTGGATGCAAAGGATCCCCAGGACGCAGTCCAGGTAGATGGGGAGCCGCCGCTGAGGTTCGTAATCCAGGGCGGTGTGGCGGGCGACCAGGCTACTGTTGCTGCACTGGTCAACACAGTCCCGCGGCTGCTCGCCGCTCCCTCCGGCTTGCTGCTGATGACCGACCTTCCGGTCCCACGGATTGCCTGA